In Carya illinoinensis cultivar Pawnee chromosome 16, C.illinoinensisPawnee_v1, whole genome shotgun sequence, a single window of DNA contains:
- the LOC122298605 gene encoding zinc-finger homeodomain protein 11-like produces MEMEMEMETENANDVYRECQRNHAASLGSYATDGCGEFTLDDSSPGSLQCAACGCHRNFHRKVTYVPTHVRGGGASYSSRGGREVPETTAELMDYTGGGRQAVMVDSGEAAERNFSKKRFRTKFTQDQKDKMLAFAEKLEWKLQRKDLDDEIERFCRGVGVSRQVFKVWMHNHKNASSSSSASTGNASSLTQ; encoded by the coding sequence atggagatggagatggagatggagacaGAGAACGCAAACGATGTATACAGAGAGTGTCAGAGAAACCATGCAGCCAGCCTCGGTAGCTATGCCACAGACGGCTGTGGAGAGTTCACCCTCGACGACTCCTCTCCAGGCTCCCTACAATGCGCAGCATGCGGCTGCCACCGCAACTTCCACCGGAAGGTCACGTACGTACCCACCCATGTGAGAGGAGGAGGAGCGAGCTATAGCAGCCGCGGCGGCCGAGAAGTCCCAGAAACCACGGCCGAGCTCATGGATTACACCGGCGGCGGACGGCAGGCGGTGATGGTGGACTCTGGTGAAGCTGCAGAGAGAAACTTCAGCAAGAAGAGGTTCAGGACCAAGTTTACACAGGATCAGAAGGATAAGATGCTGGCTTTCGCAGAGAAGTTGGAGTGGAAACTGCAGAGAAAGGATCTGGACGATGAGATTGAGAGGTTCTGCAGAGGAGTTGGGGTAAGCAGGCAGGTCTTCAAAGTGTGGATGCATAACCACAAAAACGCTTCCTCCTCGTCTTCCGCATCTACAGGCAATGCCTCATCCCTTACCCAGTAG
- the LOC122298534 gene encoding calmodulin has translation MAEQLTEEQIAEFKEAFSLFDKDGDGCITTKELGTVMRSLGQNPTEAELQDMISEVDADQNGTIDFAEFLNLMARKMKDTDSEEELKEAFKVFDKDQNGYISAAELRHVMTNLGEKLTDEEVDEMIREADTDGDGQVNYEEFVRMMLAK, from the exons ATGGCGGAGCAACTCACGGAGGAGCAGATCGCTGAGTTCAAAGAAGCTTTCAGCCTCTTCGATAAGGATGGCGATG GCTGCATTACAACAAAAGAGTTGGGAACAGTCATGAGATCTTTGGGGCAAAATCCTACTGAAGCTGAACTGCAGGATATGATCAGTGAAGTTGATGCTGACCAAAATGGCACAATTGATTTCGCTGAGTTTCTAAATTTGATGGCACGGAAAATGAAG GATACTGATTCTGAGGAAGAACTCAAAGAGGCTTTCAAGGTGTTCGATAAGGATCAGAATGGCTATATTTCTGCTGCAGAG CTCCGACATGTAATGACGAATCTTGGAGAAAAGCTGACAGATGAAGAAGTGGATGAGATGATCCGCGAAGCAGATACAGACGGCGATGGTCAGGTGAACTATGAGGAATTTGTGAGGATGATGCTTGCTAAGTGA